One Phocaeicola dorei genomic region harbors:
- the rplI gene encoding 50S ribosomal protein L9: MEIILKEDVVNLGYKNDIVTVKSGYGRNYLIPTGKAVIASPSAKKMLAEELKQRAHKLEKIKKDAEAMAEQLKDVTLTIATKVSATGTIFGSVSNIQIAEELEKLGHKVDRKIIVVKDAVKEIGSYKAIVKLHKEVSVEIPFEVVAE, from the coding sequence ATGGAAATAATTTTGAAAGAAGACGTAGTGAACTTAGGCTACAAAAATGATATTGTAACTGTGAAGTCTGGTTACGGTCGTAACTATCTTATTCCGACTGGTAAGGCAGTGATTGCTTCACCTTCAGCTAAGAAAATGTTGGCAGAAGAGCTGAAACAACGCGCTCACAAATTGGAAAAGATTAAGAAAGATGCTGAAGCTATGGCAGAACAGTTGAAGGATGTAACCTTGACTATTGCTACTAAAGTGAGTGCCACAGGTACTATCTTCGGCTCTGTTAGCAACATTCAAATTGCTGAAGAATTGGAAAAATTGGGTCATAAGGTTGACAGAAAGATTATCGTTGTGAAAGATGCAGTGAAAGAGATTGGTTCTTACAAAGCTATCGTTAAACTTCACAAGGAAGTTTCTGTAGAAATCCCGTTCGAAGTAGTTGCTGAATAA
- the rpsR gene encoding 30S ribosomal protein S18 yields the protein MAQQQSEIRYLTPPSVDVKKKKYCRFKKSGIKYIDYKDPEFLKKFLNEQGKILPRRITGTSLKFQRRIAQAVKRARHLALLPFVTDMMK from the coding sequence ATGGCACAGCAACAATCAGAAATCAGATATTTAACTCCGCCCTCAGTAGACGTTAAGAAGAAAAAATACTGCCGTTTCAAAAAGAGTGGTATTAAGTACATTGATTACAAAGATCCTGAATTCTTGAAGAAATTCTTGAACGAACAGGGTAAGATCCTTCCTCGCCGTATTACAGGTACTTCTCTGAAGTTCCAACGTCGTATCGCGCAGGCTGTTAAAAGAGCACGTCACTTGGCGTTACTTCCATTTGTAACTGACATGATGAAATAA
- the rpsF gene encoding 30S ribosomal protein S6: protein MNQYETVFILTPVLSDVQMKEAVEKFKGILTAEGAEIINEENWGLKKLAYPIQKKSTGFYQLIEFKAEPQVIKKLEINFRRDERVIRFLTFKMDKYAAEYAAKRRNVKSTKKED from the coding sequence ATGAATCAATACGAAACCGTTTTCATTTTAACTCCCGTTTTATCTGACGTTCAGATGAAGGAAGCGGTAGAGAAATTCAAAGGTATTCTGACTGCAGAAGGTGCAGAGATTATCAATGAGGAAAACTGGGGCTTGAAAAAGCTGGCTTACCCCATCCAAAAAAAGTCAACTGGTTTCTATCAGTTGATAGAGTTCAAAGCAGAACCGCAGGTTATTAAAAAATTGGAAATTAACTTCCGTCGTGACGAACGTGTTATCCGTTTCTTAACTTTTAAGATGGATAAATACGCTGCTGAATATGCTGCTAAGAGAAGAAATGTTAAATCAACTAAAAAGGAGGATTAA
- a CDS encoding MarR family winged helix-turn-helix transcriptional regulator, with translation MIEQFSFDIQLIFAILNGKVSAAINRKLSRNFRQNGVEITPEQWTVLLFLWEKDGVTQQELCNATFKDKPSMTRLIDNMERQHLVVRIADKRDRRTNLIHLTKTGRELEGKARFIANKTLKEALQGLTLEELKVSQDVLRKVFTNIKD, from the coding sequence ATGATAGAACAATTTAGTTTTGATATCCAATTAATATTTGCCATATTAAATGGCAAAGTATCTGCAGCCATCAACCGGAAACTAAGCCGGAATTTTCGCCAAAATGGTGTAGAAATTACCCCTGAACAGTGGACAGTCCTTCTTTTTCTATGGGAAAAAGATGGTGTCACACAGCAAGAACTATGTAATGCCACTTTTAAAGACAAACCCAGCATGACCCGCTTAATAGACAATATGGAACGCCAGCATCTGGTGGTACGCATCGCCGACAAAAGAGATCGACGCACCAATTTAATTCATTTGACCAAAACCGGCAGAGAATTAGAAGGTAAAGCACGTTTCATCGCAAACAAGACATTGAAAGAAGCACTACAAGGATTAACATTGGAAGAACTGAAAGTCAGCCAAGATGTATTAAGAAAGGTATTCACCAACATCAAAGACTAA
- a CDS encoding response regulator transcription factor, translating into MDEKLRILLCEDDENLGMLLREYLQAKGYSAELCPDGEAGYKAFLKNKYDLCVLDVMMPKKDGFTLAQEIRQANAEIPIIFLTAKTLKEDILEGFKIGADDYITKPFSMEELTFRIEAILRRVRGKRNKESNIYKIGRFTFDTQKQILAIDGKQTKLTTKESELLGLLCAHANEILQRDFALKTIWIDDNYFNARSMDVYITKLRKHLKEDDSIEIINIHGKGYKLITPEVE; encoded by the coding sequence ATGGACGAGAAATTGCGTATCTTGTTATGCGAAGATGATGAGAATCTTGGCATGCTATTGAGAGAATATTTGCAGGCAAAAGGCTACTCGGCCGAACTTTGCCCGGATGGTGAGGCTGGCTACAAGGCTTTCCTTAAGAACAAATACGACTTATGTGTATTGGATGTGATGATGCCGAAGAAAGACGGGTTTACTTTAGCACAGGAAATTCGCCAGGCTAATGCTGAAATTCCTATTATCTTCTTGACTGCTAAAACTTTGAAAGAGGATATATTGGAAGGCTTCAAGATTGGTGCGGATGATTATATTACTAAACCGTTCAGTATGGAAGAGTTGACTTTCCGTATCGAGGCTATTTTGCGTCGTGTACGTGGTAAGAGAAACAAGGAAAGCAATATCTACAAGATTGGTCGTTTTACTTTTGATACTCAGAAACAAATTCTGGCTATCGATGGAAAACAGACTAAACTGACTACGAAAGAATCCGAATTATTGGGCTTGCTTTGTGCTCATGCTAATGAGATTCTGCAGCGTGATTTCGCATTGAAAACTATTTGGATTGATGATAATTATTTCAATGCACGAAGCATGGATGTGTATATTACTAAGTTGCGTAAACATTTGAAAGAAGATGATTCTATCGAGATTATCAATATCCACGGGAAGGGGTATAAACTGATTACTCCCGAAGTAGAATAA
- a CDS encoding sensor histidine kinase, protein MAAQMLKDPAVGKSPAMFQHISGVINDETKRLRFQVEKVLQMSMFEKQKATLKMKEVNANDLIAGVVNTFTLKVEKYNGKITSNLDAVNPDIFVDEMHFTNVIFNLLDNAVKYKKQEGELLLNIRTWNESGKLYISIQDNGIGIKKENLKKIFDKFYRVHTGNLHDVKGFGLGLAYVKKIIQDHKGTIRAESELNVGTKFIIVLPLLKNE, encoded by the coding sequence TTGGCAGCTCAGATGTTGAAAGATCCGGCAGTGGGAAAATCTCCTGCTATGTTCCAGCATATATCCGGAGTGATAAATGATGAAACCAAGCGTTTGCGTTTTCAAGTGGAAAAGGTGTTGCAGATGTCTATGTTCGAAAAGCAAAAAGCGACGCTGAAGATGAAAGAGGTGAATGCAAATGATTTGATAGCCGGTGTTGTCAATACTTTCACGTTGAAGGTAGAGAAATACAATGGTAAAATCACTTCGAATTTGGATGCGGTAAATCCGGATATATTTGTAGACGAGATGCATTTTACAAATGTTATTTTTAATTTGCTGGACAATGCAGTGAAATATAAAAAACAGGAAGGCGAATTGTTGTTGAATATACGTACTTGGAATGAATCGGGTAAGCTTTATATCTCTATCCAGGATAATGGAATAGGTATTAAGAAAGAAAACCTGAAGAAGATATTCGATAAATTCTATCGTGTGCATACTGGTAACCTGCACGATGTGAAAGGCTTTGGTTTGGGACTGGCTTATGTGAAAAAAATAATTCAAGATCACAAAGGGACTATACGTGCCGAGAGTGAATTGAATGTAGGAACTAAATTTATAATTGTATTACCTTTATTAAAAAATGAATAA
- a CDS encoding elongation factor G, with amino-acid sequence MKVYQTNEIKNIALLGNDGSGKTTLTESLLFESGIIKRRGRITAKNTVSDYFPVEQEYGYSVFSTVYHVEWNGKKLNIIDCPGSDDFVGAAITALNVTDTAILLLNGQYGPEVGTQNHFRYTEKLGKPVIFLVNQLDNEKCDYDNVLEQLRSIYGSKVVPVQYPLETGPNFHELIDVLLMKKYSWGPEGGAPTIEEIPDSEREKALEMHKALVEAAAENDETLMEKFFESESLTEDEMREGIRKGLAARGMFPVFCVCAGKDMGVRRLMEFLGNVVPFVSDMPVVHNTRGVPVPPDANGPTSLYFFKTAVEPHIGGVQYFKVMSGKVHEGDDLTNADRGSKERMAQLFVCAGANRIPVPELVAGDIGCTVKLKDVKTGNTLNGKDCENRFNFIKYPNAKYSRAIKPVNEADVEKMMVILNRMREEDPTWEVEQSKELKQTIVHGQGEFHLRTLKWRLENNEKLQIKFEEPKIPYRETITKAARADYRHKKQSGGAGQFGEVHLIVEPYYEGMPVPETYKFNGQEFKINVKGTEEIPLEWGGKLVFINSIVGGSIDARFMPAILKGIMSRMEQGPLTGSYARDVRVIVYDGKMHPVDSNEISFMLAGRNAFSEAFKNAGPKILEPIYDVEVFVPSDKMGDVMSDLQGRRGMIMGMSSESGYEKLVAKVPLKEMSSYSTSLSSLTGGRASFIMKFASYELVPTDVQEKLMKEFEAKENKDD; translated from the coding sequence ATGAAAGTATATCAGACTAACGAAATTAAAAACATTGCACTTCTTGGCAATGATGGCTCAGGTAAAACCACCCTCACAGAGTCTTTGCTCTTTGAGAGTGGTATTATAAAACGTCGTGGCAGAATTACTGCCAAAAACACGGTTAGTGATTATTTTCCGGTAGAGCAAGAATATGGTTATTCAGTGTTCTCTACCGTTTATCATGTAGAGTGGAATGGAAAAAAACTAAATATAATTGACTGTCCGGGCAGTGATGACTTCGTAGGGGCTGCCATAACCGCGCTTAATGTAACCGATACTGCTATTTTGCTACTGAATGGACAATACGGTCCCGAAGTAGGCACTCAGAACCACTTCCGTTATACAGAAAAACTAGGCAAACCAGTTATCTTTTTGGTTAATCAGCTTGATAACGAGAAATGTGACTATGACAATGTACTCGAACAGTTGCGTAGTATTTATGGCTCTAAGGTAGTTCCCGTGCAATATCCTCTTGAAACGGGACCTAATTTTCATGAACTCATTGACGTGCTGTTGATGAAGAAATATTCATGGGGACCAGAAGGAGGTGCTCCTACAATTGAAGAAATTCCTGATTCTGAGAGAGAAAAGGCATTGGAGATGCATAAAGCTTTGGTAGAGGCTGCTGCTGAAAATGATGAGACATTGATGGAAAAATTCTTTGAATCGGAATCATTGACTGAAGATGAAATGCGTGAAGGCATCCGTAAGGGATTGGCTGCACGTGGTATGTTCCCTGTTTTCTGTGTATGTGCAGGTAAAGATATGGGTGTCCGTCGTCTGATGGAATTTTTAGGTAATGTTGTTCCATTCGTATCAGATATGCCTGTAGTTCATAATACTCGTGGTGTGCCTGTGCCTCCCGATGCTAATGGACCTACTTCTCTTTATTTCTTCAAGACTGCCGTTGAACCCCATATCGGTGGTGTGCAGTATTTTAAAGTGATGAGTGGAAAGGTACACGAAGGTGATGATTTAACTAATGCTGATCGTGGCTCTAAAGAGCGTATGGCACAGCTTTTTGTTTGTGCCGGAGCTAATCGTATTCCGGTGCCGGAGCTGGTAGCCGGAGATATTGGTTGTACTGTGAAATTGAAAGATGTAAAGACTGGAAATACCTTGAACGGCAAAGACTGTGAAAACCGGTTTAATTTCATTAAATATCCTAATGCTAAATACTCGCGCGCCATCAAGCCTGTAAATGAGGCTGATGTAGAGAAGATGATGGTTATATTGAACCGTATGCGTGAGGAAGATCCTACTTGGGAGGTAGAGCAATCCAAAGAATTGAAACAGACTATTGTGCATGGACAAGGTGAGTTCCATCTCCGTACCTTGAAGTGGCGTTTGGAGAATAACGAAAAATTGCAGATTAAGTTTGAGGAGCCTAAGATTCCTTATCGTGAAACAATCACTAAAGCAGCTCGTGCCGATTATCGTCACAAGAAACAATCAGGTGGTGCAGGGCAATTTGGTGAGGTTCATCTCATTGTTGAACCTTATTATGAAGGAATGCCTGTACCCGAAACGTATAAGTTTAACGGTCAGGAATTCAAGATAAATGTGAAGGGGACTGAGGAAATACCTTTGGAATGGGGTGGTAAATTAGTCTTTATTAACAGTATTGTGGGGGGATCTATTGATGCTCGTTTTATGCCTGCTATCTTGAAAGGGATTATGAGCCGGATGGAGCAGGGTCCGTTGACTGGTTCATATGCGCGTGATGTACGAGTGATTGTTTATGATGGTAAGATGCATCCGGTAGACTCAAATGAAATCTCCTTTATGCTTGCAGGACGTAATGCATTCAGTGAGGCATTTAAGAATGCTGGGCCTAAGATTCTAGAGCCAATTTATGATGTGGAAGTTTTCGTTCCTAGCGACAAAATGGGTGATGTAATGAGTGATTTGCAAGGTCGTCGTGGTATGATTATGGGTATGAGCAGTGAAAGTGGATATGAAAAACTGGTTGCGAAAGTACCTCTGAAAGAAATGTCTTCTTATTCCACTTCTTTGAGTTCCTTGACAGGTGGGCGCGCTTCGTTTATTATGAAGTTTGCCAGCTATGAATTGGTTCCGACGGATGTACAAGAAAAATTAATGAAGGAATTTGAAGCTAAAGAAAATAAAGATGATTGA
- the hemW gene encoding radical SAM family heme chaperone HemW, producing MAGIYLHIPFCKKRCIYCDFFSTTRKEQKTAYIRALCHELTNRKDYLKGEPIETIYLGGGTPSQLAKEDFEAIFSHIYKVYKVTPNAEITLEANPDDLTSEYISMLRTFPFNRISMGIQTFQETTLKQLQRRHTADQAIRAFQGCRTAGFQNISIDLMYGLPGETLTSWKKDLKQALSLHPEHISAYHLIYEEGTPLWKLREQHKVEEADEDLSVSLFGTLIDELTTAGYEHYEISNFCLPGLHSRHNSSYWTEKQYLGCGPSAHSYNGISRQWNVASLDKYIEGISSGNPTFEVEELDLYTRYNDFVITHIRTQWGMPLPKLGKQYGEELYKYCLRMATPHLQQGTLEIKNDTLKLTRKGVFISDGIMSDMLWVE from the coding sequence ATGGCAGGCATCTACCTACATATACCCTTCTGCAAAAAGCGTTGCATTTACTGTGATTTTTTCTCTACTACTCGTAAAGAACAGAAAACAGCATACATCCGTGCATTGTGCCACGAACTAACTAACCGGAAAGACTATCTGAAAGGAGAACCCATAGAAACGATTTATCTAGGTGGCGGTACTCCCTCACAATTGGCTAAAGAGGATTTCGAAGCTATTTTCTCCCATATTTATAAGGTGTATAAAGTAACCCCCAATGCCGAAATTACTTTAGAAGCTAATCCCGATGACTTAACATCGGAGTATATCTCTATGCTACGCACCTTTCCTTTCAACCGGATAAGTATGGGAATTCAAACTTTCCAGGAAACGACTTTAAAACAACTCCAACGACGACATACCGCCGACCAAGCCATTCGTGCCTTCCAAGGCTGCCGCACGGCAGGTTTCCAAAATATCAGTATTGACCTGATGTATGGGCTGCCCGGCGAAACGCTCACCTCATGGAAAAAAGATTTAAAACAAGCCCTTTCCTTACACCCGGAACATATTTCCGCTTATCATCTTATTTATGAGGAAGGAACTCCCCTGTGGAAACTCCGCGAACAACATAAAGTAGAAGAAGCAGACGAGGACTTAAGCGTTTCCCTGTTCGGTACACTAATCGACGAGCTCACTACTGCCGGATACGAGCATTATGAAATATCCAATTTCTGTTTGCCAGGTCTTCATTCCCGGCACAATTCCAGTTACTGGACAGAAAAGCAATATTTAGGTTGCGGTCCTTCCGCACATTCCTATAATGGCATTTCACGCCAATGGAATGTAGCTTCACTAGATAAATATATAGAGGGGATCTCAAGCGGAAATCCCACATTCGAAGTAGAAGAACTTGACCTATATACCCGTTACAATGATTTTGTCATTACCCACATACGTACACAATGGGGAATGCCACTGCCCAAACTCGGGAAACAATACGGAGAAGAACTGTACAAATACTGCCTACGTATGGCCACTCCACATTTACAACAAGGAACACTGGAAATAAAAAACGATACGCTGAAACTGACCCGTAAAGGCGTTTTTATATCAGACGGGATCATGAGCGACATGCTTTGGGTGGAGTAA
- a CDS encoding TonB-dependent receptor: MISSTCNQYSIRGIFLILLLMISTTFIQAQKADLSFSIHLKKANLKEFIFEIEKASGYSFIYGEEIILKHPITLSLRKAPLSLILQKAFAGQNISFKINKNHIILKKYALQSSKKSFTLNGYVLDSISKETLIGANIYDQKNGVGTTTNPFGYFSITLPEGGTKLNFSYIGYAVKQVSLHLWKDTMLTIQLHNDNQLNEVIILSDKPETGIQSSRMGASSIPIPHIKNTPALMSEADVLKSIQLLPGVQNGMNGTSGLYVRGGGPDQNLYLLDGVPLYNVDHTLGLLSVFTPEAVKKVDLYKSSFPARFGGRLSSIVDVRTNDGNMQLYHGSLTIGLLTSHLQFEGPIWKDHTSFIISARRSYIDCFLPLVMPKDERGGYSLYDINAKLNHRFSEQDRLFISFYKGKDHVYYKYKDEDKFKQTHNWGNILLNTRWNHVFTPQLFSNTTLAYNRYVFDIRQEETSSIQQPDGSTIINGSNNLFHSGISDLSISTDFDYHPLPAHNIKFGAKYIYHQFAPEVQTVNQHNSDNGYPQTNDNYSLNNSHIHAHDFSLYAEDDLILNEHWKINAGLHFSFFNVQKQTYLSLQPRLSISFQATSNIILKSSFSQMSQCTQLLSTASLAMPSDLWVPVTRHIRPMKSFQYAVGVYYTGIKNWEFSIEGYYKDMYNVLEYKDGESFLGSSHNWEDKVEMGKGRSFGVEFMAQKTAGLLTGWINYTLSKSDRQFSTDGINNGKRFPYQYDRRHTLNLTLNYQLTRRIDFNMSWTYASGCMATLPTEKTHTELPPTNVPPSWIMDNLNKGDMDHSSSRNNYRLPASHQLNIGFNFHKQTRHGERIWNISILNAYNAMNPNFVYISREAQTGKPILKKMTILPCIPSFSYTYKF; this comes from the coding sequence ATGATTTCTTCAACTTGCAATCAATACAGTATCAGGGGAATTTTCTTGATACTGTTACTAATGATTTCCACTACATTCATACAGGCCCAAAAAGCAGATCTTTCTTTCAGCATTCACTTAAAAAAAGCGAATCTGAAAGAATTCATATTTGAAATAGAAAAAGCCTCCGGCTACTCTTTTATTTATGGAGAGGAAATCATCCTTAAACATCCTATAACCCTCAGTCTAAGAAAAGCTCCATTAAGCCTGATTTTACAGAAAGCTTTTGCTGGACAGAATATCAGTTTCAAAATAAACAAAAATCACATTATATTAAAAAAATACGCTCTACAATCCAGCAAGAAATCTTTTACCCTGAACGGGTATGTATTGGACAGTATATCGAAAGAAACATTGATAGGTGCCAATATTTATGATCAGAAAAACGGAGTGGGTACTACTACCAATCCTTTCGGATACTTTAGCATCACATTGCCTGAGGGAGGCACTAAACTAAACTTTTCATATATAGGCTATGCAGTAAAACAAGTGTCTTTGCACCTATGGAAAGATACTATGCTGACCATCCAACTCCACAATGACAACCAACTGAATGAGGTCATTATCTTGTCCGACAAACCCGAAACGGGTATTCAAAGCAGTCGTATGGGAGCAAGCAGTATTCCTATTCCCCACATAAAAAACACACCGGCATTGATGAGTGAGGCAGACGTACTAAAATCCATCCAACTACTGCCCGGTGTACAAAACGGAATGAACGGAACCAGTGGGTTATATGTACGCGGAGGAGGTCCGGACCAAAATCTTTATTTATTAGACGGTGTACCTTTATATAATGTAGATCATACACTGGGCCTGTTATCGGTCTTCACTCCGGAAGCCGTGAAAAAAGTCGATTTATACAAAAGTAGCTTTCCGGCACGATTCGGCGGACGTCTTTCATCTATTGTCGATGTCCGTACCAATGACGGAAACATGCAGCTCTATCATGGAAGCTTGACTATCGGTCTTCTCACTTCACATCTGCAATTTGAAGGACCTATATGGAAAGATCATACTTCCTTCATTATCTCAGCACGACGCAGTTATATTGACTGTTTCCTCCCACTAGTTATGCCAAAGGACGAACGGGGCGGTTATAGTTTGTATGACATCAACGCCAAGCTAAATCATCGCTTTAGTGAACAAGATCGCCTTTTCATCTCTTTCTATAAAGGAAAAGACCACGTCTACTATAAATACAAAGATGAAGATAAGTTCAAGCAAACTCACAATTGGGGAAACATATTACTGAACACACGCTGGAATCATGTTTTCACACCCCAACTATTCAGTAATACTACGCTGGCATACAATCGTTATGTTTTTGATATCAGACAAGAGGAAACTTCCAGCATACAACAACCTGATGGTTCCACAATCATCAATGGTTCCAACAATCTGTTTCACTCCGGCATCAGTGATCTTAGCATTAGTACGGATTTTGATTATCATCCGTTACCGGCACACAACATCAAATTTGGAGCGAAATACATATATCATCAGTTCGCTCCGGAAGTGCAGACCGTAAATCAACACAATTCCGACAATGGATATCCACAAACTAACGACAATTATAGTTTGAACAATTCTCATATCCATGCTCATGACTTTTCCTTGTATGCCGAAGATGATCTTATTCTGAACGAACATTGGAAAATAAATGCCGGATTGCACTTTTCATTTTTTAATGTACAAAAACAGACTTATCTTTCTTTGCAACCCCGTCTTTCCATAAGTTTCCAAGCGACCTCAAATATCATCTTAAAAAGTTCTTTTTCACAGATGAGCCAGTGTACCCAATTATTATCTACTGCATCACTGGCCATGCCTTCCGACCTTTGGGTGCCCGTCACACGCCACATCCGCCCCATGAAATCTTTTCAATATGCTGTAGGAGTATACTATACCGGTATCAAGAATTGGGAATTTTCCATAGAAGGATACTATAAAGATATGTATAATGTATTAGAATATAAAGACGGAGAAAGTTTTCTAGGTTCTTCCCATAACTGGGAAGACAAAGTAGAAATGGGCAAAGGACGTTCATTCGGAGTGGAGTTTATGGCACAAAAAACTGCAGGGCTCCTTACTGGATGGATTAATTACACCCTATCCAAATCCGACCGGCAATTCAGTACGGACGGGATCAATAATGGTAAACGTTTCCCTTACCAATATGACCGCCGACATACCTTGAATCTCACTCTAAATTATCAATTGACACGACGGATCGACTTCAATATGTCATGGACTTATGCATCAGGTTGCATGGCAACACTTCCTACAGAGAAGACACATACAGAACTACCACCTACCAATGTACCACCTTCCTGGATTATGGATAATTTGAACAAAGGAGATATGGATCATTCTAGTTCACGAAATAACTACAGATTGCCTGCAAGCCACCAATTGAATATAGGATTCAACTTCCATAAACAGACCCGGCACGGAGAACGGATATGGAATATCAGTATCCTAAATGCCTACAATGCCATGAACCCCAACTTTGTCTATATCAGCAGGGAAGCACAAACAGGAAAGCCTATATTGAAAAAAATGACAATCTTGCCATGTATTCCTTCATTTTCATACACTTATAAATTTTAA
- a CDS encoding DUF4249 domain-containing protein yields the protein MKKYFLFLCVFVILSACTNTIGYLPDDEPKKLIVNAMMQTENNDNRIYLHYTGWTATTPVTDGIIHLYINGKLSETITAEDDYYPVKSIFRTGDKVKIEASSENGKYKAKAETRISAPLQIINVDTTYISLRDYNSWVGGKPVYDNYLRLNIQLKQPDIEAENTYYRLEIKQIFYSHKWHDGRDTLSIDTTYNYNYIYDTALTDGKPGHAIDEGFELIQKWNNYFGLFKSCYFKNREYNMTIDLKEDINYIHIDSQKAERYISIRFYSISESEHRYLYAMSSALDFDAENFIYAVPLIPNNIKGGIGIFSIANQVEYKLKEENCQDRY from the coding sequence ATGAAAAAATACTTTTTATTTCTTTGTGTATTTGTTATTTTAAGCGCATGTACCAATACCATTGGTTATTTACCCGATGATGAACCTAAAAAACTGATCGTAAATGCCATGATGCAAACTGAAAATAACGATAACCGGATTTATCTGCATTACACAGGATGGACAGCTACCACTCCTGTCACCGATGGTATCATACACCTGTATATCAACGGAAAACTGTCAGAAACAATCACTGCGGAAGATGATTACTACCCAGTAAAAAGCATATTCCGAACAGGAGATAAAGTGAAAATAGAGGCTTCTTCAGAAAATGGTAAATATAAAGCAAAAGCGGAAACACGCATCAGTGCACCCTTACAGATTATAAATGTAGATACAACCTATATAAGTTTAAGAGATTATAACAGCTGGGTAGGAGGCAAGCCTGTATATGACAATTATCTTCGGCTTAACATTCAATTAAAACAACCCGATATAGAGGCAGAGAATACATACTATCGTCTTGAAATAAAACAGATTTTTTATTCTCATAAATGGCATGACGGCAGGGACACTCTCAGTATTGACACGACTTATAACTATAATTATATTTATGACACCGCCTTGACAGACGGCAAACCCGGACATGCTATAGATGAAGGATTCGAGCTTATTCAGAAATGGAACAATTATTTTGGCCTTTTTAAAAGCTGTTATTTTAAAAACAGGGAATATAACATGACGATAGATTTAAAAGAAGACATCAACTATATACATATAGATTCTCAGAAAGCAGAGCGATATATCAGTATCCGGTTTTACAGTATTTCAGAAAGTGAACATAGATATTTGTATGCCATGTCCTCTGCATTAGATTTTGATGCCGAAAATTTTATTTATGCAGTTCCCCTTATTCCCAATAATATAAAAGGAGGAATAGGTATATTCAGTATTGCCAACCAAGTAGAATATAAATTGAAAGAAGAA